The Miscanthus floridulus cultivar M001 chromosome 6, ASM1932011v1, whole genome shotgun sequence genomic interval ATCCCCACGGAGGAACATCTTGCTTATGAACCTGTCTTTGTTCACCAgaagagccttcttcttgcctTTGCCAGTCTTAGGTACCTGCAGCCAAAGCAACAGATGTCAATGAACACAGCAACACAAGAGATGGAAACAATTCAGAGGCTGGGGTATCGTGTTACCGTACCTCAGTCCACATCTCCCTAACATTCTCGAGAACCATGTTGCAGTGCCGATCAAATGCCCTCACACGGCCAAGTAACTTCTTGTTGTTCCGGCAGTTGATAAGAACCTAACATATATGAGAGAGCACACAATCAGAATACAGAGCACTTAAAATGCAATATACACAGTCTGCACTAAGCAAGCTTGCAATAAAGGCTATGTTGTAGTGAATGATATGCGAATAGCAGCTAAGGAGGATGTATATGCCATGAAACGAAGAGCTGGTCTTacaattttctatttttctttaacTGGAGTGTTAGGCTACATAGAGCTAAAAAGTTTAAATACGAAAGCAACAATCAACTGGCACAACAGATATACAGAAAGTATAGTCGCACACCCTAATGATAACACAATTTTCAAGGAAGTGACTGTAAAAAATACAGAGAAATTCCTGCTGTGTGCTCCTCGGATAGCTGAATGTTTTAGTAACAAAATCACATGGCAACAATACTAACACTTGCGTACTTGGAAGAGACAATCAGATGTACACAAACAAGAATATCAGCATTTGTGTACTTGGAAGAGATAAACAGTGTCGACAGACAAGACAAGAATGCCACGATTTGCATACTTGGAACAGACAATCGATGACAGATGGTTAAAACAGGAAAACATATTAAGTGGTCAACTGAGACATCATCAATCAATTAGTAGAAAAACGACCAACCTGAGTATTGTTCTTGACGCTCATCATCAGCACTGACAAAGGGCCCGTGCTGAATTCCTCCTCCTTCTTTCCCTGTTTGATTGAAGAGCCAGTCACGGTTAGATTTGTAACCAAAAGACGAGACATCGCATAACTAGTAACTAGGGAAGGAAAAAGGCGGCAGCTTTGTGCTTACATTGGCTTCCTCCGCCATCGGTGCGGCTCACCAAGCAGAGCAGGCAATCTGgacttgcaaaaaaaaaaaaaaaaaaaaaaacacacacacacataattATTCGCTTGAATGAATCTTCTAGGAAGAGGCAGGACTTGGGTGCACACATGTACACCCAatatttttttgtaaaaaaaaaatcgaACTAGTAGGCATTTACATATGAACACTTGTAATTACTCCTAGATCAGATCCAAATACTGGCTCAAGTTAGGGTTCGGGTGCTCCGTTTCGCACAGCAGAGAGGGGAGAGAAGGGGTGCGCATACCCGATGgttgctcgtcgccggcgaagctTCCGGAGAAGGCTTGGCGAAGGAACCGACGAGGCTAGAACATCAggcgtagggcggcggcggcggttggcAGCTGCTGAGCTTCGCCAAGAGCCcaagagagagagcgcgcgcgcgACGAGGTGAGGAGGGGGTGAACGGGGAGAAGAAAAGGCACGAGGGCCGTTTAGTCAACCGCCCTAGAAACTTTCGTGGGCCTCAAGCAGGCCTTTTTTTTTTACGAATAAGCAGGCCTTAATATCCAGCAGTGTGTCTACTGTCTAGGCCCAGTGACCCATTCGTCCAAATCTGATTTTATGTTTAAACCAGGCTTTCTTCTCTTGTGTTGTGTGTaatccatccgttccaaattataaatcattgCCTTTTTTTAAGCACAATATCTTTTTCCTCTTGTGTTGTGTGTAATCCATCCGTTCCAAGTTATAAATCATTGCCTTTTAAGCACAATATCTTTTTCTATTTCTATATGCGCATCTAAATATACGATTGATATACATCGCAAAAACTAGAAATGGAGATCACCTCTACGAACACACCTACGCAAACCCTCCTACCTCCAAAGGACTGAGCCGGCAGATCTTgaaattcacgaagtcaccacaagCGCCTCGTTGTCGACGGGcgcgtcgcctaccactgaaagcatagcgccgATAAAATCCTAGAATGTACGCAGACCCTCCGCACCTCTAAAGGTGTCGGTGcataaagtgaccaactagtgaatatttgtagttttgctgtacgttgtgatcggaggtggcctagcactcaatgacacaggatttatactggttcaggcaacgtgccctacgtccagtcggggtcggtcggtgactttattcttgagcccaggtgctcaaagtctgcagtgaggttacaaacgagaggaagagagatggggtgttcaagaggtccggtcggctctgaccggaagggttgcggtcggaacttggaGGTTCTGCGGTTGTGGGGTGTAGATGTCGATCTGAGGAACTTTGGCTTTCTTGAATTCGTCCgtccccttgttggagggagcgtatccccttttatagatgaaggggatggctttataggtgagagagagagtatggatgtttctaagccctgttgcccacgctgatgaagactggataatggtaggcgcccccaacactgttgatgtcgctgtagaatgttggatgcgcacgggaggtcgtgctatcttcttcaggaaggatggcgGCCGGTACCtgtaaatactatttgatgcctagtggcatgtgaggagtcacgctatgttcacccggtacggtaaatcctggtgcccatatcgcgttcgatgtctagagacacgcgggaggcttaccgtatgggagttttagcagcCCCTATAATACTATAGGGGGAgatggtggctgcagagcactgttttcgtgcaaggtatggtccctggtacagtggttttgacttatgagccttgccttgcctttctccgcacgtcttctggttcctaccgaatggggcgccccggtcggatggctccagtcggctctgagtgcgccggtcggagaagagcggtgagcagggttcccacgagccccggtcgtggggtcagagtcacagggtcagagtaggaagcagcattttgggccaggccttccgattggagagaccgctcggagacggctggtgcccgagtgctccggtcggagaggtgggccgaagaagttgacgagcgggcgcttgttcttttgggtagaccttccggtcagcGACCGGACTACCCTTCCGACCCGTTGTGTTTTAGACTATTGGCCTAgcccatgaactatatgttgttttcctaggccgagcacgagcgtggaagccggtcctcgagggaccctgggtttatgacccgacaggagcccccgagcccccgggcaattTGAGCCGAATCATTcaggggattttttgtcttgccggcgggtgcgcacgagcgcacccgcgggtgtagccctcgagcccccgggtggttcgggcggaaccggctgggggttttttgtgttgtgtcggtgggtgcgcgcgagcacacccgtgggtgtgcg includes:
- the LOC136459984 gene encoding uncharacterized protein, with translation MAEEANGKKEEEFSTGPLSVLMMSVKNNTQVLINCRNNKKLLGRVRAFDRHCNMVLENVREMWTEVPKTGKGKKKALLVNKDRFISKMFLRGDSVIIVLRNPK